CGAGGTGCCCGAGCCCGGCCTGGGCTCGGGCGGGGCTCGGGGCGGCGGCCAGGAGCACGAACAGGAAGCAGGCGGAAACGGCGCGCGTGCGATGCATGCGGTGAGGCGAGTCGCTGGGGTGAAGGCGCGAGCTTATTATCCTACCGGACAACCCATCAAAGCTAACCTCTACACCGTGCCCCTGTCTTCGCTCCCCATTCCGCGCGTGCCGTGGCAGATCACCGGCAACCATTGGCTCGCCTTGCCGTGCATCCATCCGGCCACCGGAGCCATCCATGCCGTGGGCGTCCTGCACCGCGGTGCTCGCGCGGCCGTCGAGTTCGCGGGGGACGCCGGCTTCGTGGACGGCGACGGCCCGCCGCTGCTCCGGCCGACGTTGGTGATCGATGGCGTGGCGCAGGACCTGTCGGCGGCGCCGATCGCGTGGGAACGCGCCCTGGGCTGGCTGCCCACGTTCACCTGCCAGGCGGGGCCGCTGCTCCTGCGCGGCACGGCGTTCGCGCCGTTCGGGCGCGACGCCGACGTGGCCGGCGCCGTGTACGCGGTGTCGCTGGAGAATCGCTCCGATCGCGCGTGCAGCGTGCGCATCGGACTCGATGGGGTGCTGGGTCACCGCCAGTTGCGCGTGCGCACGCCGCGTCCGTTCGCCGACGGGCATCGCGCCACGATCGCCGGGGACGTCGTACTGCTCGATGGCCGCGCCGAGCCCGGGCTCGTGGCGATGGCGGTGGGCGCCGACGGGGACGCCGCCCTGGAGGTGCAGGAGGGCGACCACCCCCGGTTCTCGCTCGTCCGCACCCTGGAGCTCGCGCCGGGGGGCCAGGAGCAGGTCGCGTTCTACCTCGCGGCCGGTCCGGAGCGCGACGGCGCCCAGGCCTCGGTGTCCGTCCTCAGGCGCCGCGGCTGGCGCGCCCTCCTGGCCGAGACGCGCGACGCCATCCAGTCGCTCGAACAGTCCACCGGCAGCGAGGCCACGGACCGCCTGATCAACCGGAACCTGCTGTTCGCGTACTTCTACGGCGTGGGCCGGGCCCTCGACGACGCGCACTACTATTTGATGCGAACGCGCGCCCCGTGGCACGGGGCAGGGGTGACGGTGCGCGACTGGGAGGCGCTCACCTGGACGATCCCCGCCGTCCAGCTCGCCGATCCCACCCTGGCCCGCGAGCTCATCCTCCGCATGTGCGAGCTGCACGGGTATGCGCCCGGCCGCGGCGTGCACTATCTGGACGGGACGCTGTTCGAACCCGGCTTCTCGCTCGAAGGGGCGGCGTCGTACCCGCTCGCCGTGGAGCGCTACATCCGCGACACGAATGACGAACGCATCGTCGACGAGCCGGTGCTCGCCGATACGCTCTATCTCGCGCACGACGAACTGGCGGGCCGGCGCGACCACGACCGGCCGCTGTATTCCACCGAAGTCGGGCCGTCGGGCGCGCCCATCGCCTACCCGTATCCGCTCCACGGCAACGCGGTGGTCGCGATGGCGCTCGACGTCCTCCGCCGTACGCTCGACGAAACGACGGCGCATGACGTGCAGGATCCCGCGGCCGTGCGCGCCGCGCTGCGCCGCCACTTTCTCAAGTCGAGCGAGGGCGCGCAGGTGTTCGCGTCGTCCATCGACATGGCCGGCGAGGCCTCTCTGCTCGACGATCCGGCGGGGTCGGCACTCTGGCTGCCGCTGTATGAATTCGTGGAGCGGCACGACTCCGACTACCGGCGCACCGCCAAGGCGATGGGCGTCCCGGCCGCCGAACTGGCGCAGCGCTGCGCGCGGCTGATCGGCCCCGACGCGCAGGCGGCACTGCGGTGGTTCCGCCGGGCGCCGCTCGACGGCGGGTTCGCCGCCGCCCTGGTGGACGACGACGGCCGGGCCACGGCGAACGGCGGTGACGCGTCGCTCTCGGGTCTCGTGGCGTGGAGCATCTGGTACGCCGTGCACGCCCTCGGCGAGCAGCCCTGATCTTCTTGTCGCCCGCCACGGGCGGCGGCTATATTGGGGGCACGCGGGAATAGCTCAGTTGGTAGAGCACAACCTTGCCAAGGTTGGGGTCGCGGGTTCGAGTCCCGTTTCCCGCTCTGTACCGGGATGATGTAGAATGGGGAGCGGCTTCGGCCGCTCCCTTTTCATTTCCCCCGCCGGGGTGGCGAAACTGGTAGACGCGAGGGACTTAAAATCCCTTGGGAGCAATCCCATCCGGGTTCGAGACCCGGCCCCGGCATTGATGGCACCGCGTGAGCCCACGCTCGGCAGGTAACCGCCGCGTCGCGACGTTGCCTGGTCCCTCCGCTCGAACCGCCGCCAAGAAATTGTGTACAACGGGTGGATCCGCAGCGTTCCCTTCCTATTTTTCGTCATGCCTTGGCTCCTTCGTCATCCCATCTCCCGCGCGCTGGCAGCGGCTGCGCTGCTCGCGACGTGCGTGCCGATGTCGCTCTCGGCCTCTCCTGTGCCCAAGCAGCCGCCCCACCCGCCCAAGCTCTGGCGGGGGAGCGCCCTCGCCAACGCCAGCATCTTCTTCGGCAATACGTCGCAGCAGGTGCTGGGCGCCGATGGCAAGCTGGCGCGCGTGGATTCGGCCCTGGCGGTGGCCGCCGAGCTCCAGACGCTCTACGGCGAGGCGTCGCTGGGCACCGGCCCGCGCACCGTCACCAAGCGCACATGGATGGGCACGCTCACCGCGAATGCGCAGCCGCTGGCGCCGGTGTCCACCTTCGTCACTACGACCTTCGAATCGAGCCTCGAGAAGCGCATCGCGGCCCGGTACAGCTTTGGCGCCGGCGCCAAGTGGAACGTGGTGCGCCGCCACGACACGGACGCCAGCCTGAGCCTCTCGCTGTCGGCGGAGCGGACCAAGGCCCAGGACAGCACGGTGCACCTACCCGACGAGCGGCTGGCCCGCTGGTCCTGGCTCGCCAAGCTGCACCACGCTTTCGACGACCGGGTGGATATCTCTCACTCCACGTCGTGGCAGCCGAGCGCGAGCGGGGCGGCGCAGTTCCTCGTGTCGTCCAATACGCAGCTCCGCTACAAGATGAACGGCACGGTCGGCCTGTCCATGAGCTTGACCGACAACTACGACAGCGGGGCCCTCACGCGCGGCGCCAGGTCATACAACGACGGGCAGATGCTGTTCGGCGTGACCGCGGGCTGGTAGACACGGCGGGGGCGGCGGCCGTCGAAGCGGTCGTCGTGTTTCCGGGACGCGATGGCATCTCCCGCCGCGCGCCCAACCTGATAACTTTGGCGCATGACAGACGTCGTCGCGCTCGCCGCCGAGTTGCTCGCCCTGCAATCCACCAGCGGCGCCGAATCCAGCGCCGTTGATTTCGTGTCCCGCTGGCTGGTCGCCGGCGGGTGGGACGTGGAATTGCAGGAGGTGGCGCCCGGCCGCGCCAACGTCTGGGCGCGCCGCGCGGGACACGGCGTCACGCTGTCCACGCACCTCGACACCGTGCCCCCGTACGTCTCGCCGCGCCTCGAAGGCAATCGCCTCTATGGACGCGGCGCCTGCGACGCCAAGGGGATCGCGGCGGCGATGATGGTGGCCGCCGAGCAGCTGGCCGCCGACGGCGAGCTCCGCGTGGATCTGCTGTTCGTCGTCGGCGAGGAGAAGAATTCCGACGGCGCGCGCGCCGCCAACCATCTGCCCGCCACCAGCCGGTTCCTGATCAACGGCGAACCCACCGAGAGCAAGCTCGCCAGCGGCGCCAAGGGGTCGCAGCGCGTGGTCATTCGCACGCGCGGTCGCGCCGCGCACTCGGCGTACGCCCACCTGGGCGAGTCGGCCATCGTGCCGATGCTGGCCCTGCTGCCCACGATCCACGAGATCCCGCTGCCGTCCGATCCCGTGCTCGGCGACACCACGCTCAATATCGGCACCATCCACGGCGGCACCGAAGCCAACATCGTGCCCGCCCTGTGCGAGAGCGAGGTGATGTTCCGGCTGGTGAACGATGTCGCGCCGCTACGCAAAGCGGTCGAGCGCTGGGCCAAGGGGCGGGCGGAACTCGACTGGGGTTCCCACATCCCGCCGCAGCGGTTCCATACGCTGCCCGGGTTCGACACCGCGCCCGTGGCGTACACCTCCGACATACCACTGCTCGATCGCTGGGGCACGCCGCTCCTGTTCGGTCCCGGTTCGATCACGGTGGCCCATACCCCCGATGAATACGTCGACGTCGCCGAGCTGCGCGGCGCCGTGGATACCTACGCGCGGATGGTGCGCGCCCTGCTCGAGACCTGAACCCACCCGCATGCCCCCCGCCGCCCCCTCGTCCAAGCGTTCCGTCGCCATCCTCGGTGCCACCGGCGCCGTGGGCCAGGCGTTCATCCGGCTGCTCGCCGATCACCCGTGGTTCGAGATCGGCGCCGTCGCGGCGTCCGAGCGCTCGGTGGGCAAGTCGTACGCCGACGCCGCCACCTGGGTGGGCGACGACGCGATCCCGCCCCACATCGCCACGCTGCCGGTGCTTGCGTGTGATCCCGCGGCGGTCAAGGCTGACCTCGTGTTCTCGGCGCTCGACGCCGCGGCCGCCGGCGACGTGGAGCCGGCGTTCGCTCGCGCCGGACGGTTCGTGCTCAGCAACGCCAAGAACTACCGCATGGAACCCGACGTCCCGCTGGTGATTCCTGAGGTCAACCCCGGACACCTCGACGTGCTCGCGGCGCAGCGCAAGAACCGCGGCTGGACGGGCGCCATCGTGACCAACGGCAACTGCTCGGCCATCCCCGCGGCGATGGTGCTGGCGCCGCTACACGAGGCGTTCGGCGTGCGGCGCGTGATCCTGATGACCATGCAGGCCGTGTCCGGGGCGGGCTATCCCGGCGTGCCCAGCCTCGACATCCTCGGCAACGTGATCCCGTTCATCCGCGACGAGGAGCCCAAGGTCGAAGTGGAAGTGAACAAGATGCTCGGGACCGTCCGCGGCGGCGTGATCGCCCCGGCGTCGTTCGGGCTCAGCGCGCACACCAACCGCGTGCCCGTGGAACACGGGCACACGGTGTGCCTGTCCGTGGAATTCGACCGCAAGCCCACCGCCGACGAGGTCACCGCCGTGCTGCGCGAGTGGCGCGGCGCCGACGCGGCGCGTGGCCTGCCCACGGCGCCGGAGCGTCCCCTCATCATGCGCGACGAACCCGACCGCCCGCAGCCGCGCCGCGACCGGATGGCCGGCAACGGCATGGCCCTCGTCGTGGGACGCGTGCGGCCCGATCCCGTCTTCCACATCAAGCTGGTGGCGATGGCGCACAACATCGTGCGCGGGGCCGCGGGGGCCTCGGTGCTCAACGCCGAACTGATGGTCGCGCGCGGCCTGCTGGATCGCCCGTGATCGTCCTCAAGTTCGGCGGCACCTCCGTGGCCGACGCCGCCGCCATCCGGCGCGCGGCCGCCATCGTCGAATCGCGACGCGGCCGGGCGCCGATCGTCGTCGTCTCGGCGCTGGCCGGCGCCACCAATCTGCTGCTCGAGATCGCCGAGCAATCGTCGCGCGGGCAACTCATCCTCGCGCTGCGCAGCGTCGAAGCGCTCCGCCAGCGCCACCTGGATGTGGCCGAGGCGCTCCTCGGGGCGGGGCGCGAAGCGGCCGACGTGATGGCCGAGATGAGCGCCATGTTCGACGAGCTGGCCAGCCTCGCCGGCGCCCTCTCGGTGCTGGGCGATCTCACGCCGCGCAGTCAGGACGCCATCGCGTCGATCGGCGAGCAGCTGTCGTCGCTGCTGTGCACCGCGGCCTTCCGCCACGCTGGGCTCGCCGCCACGCACGTCGACGCCCGCCAGGTGATGATCACCGACGATCACTTCACCAAGGCCGAGCCCGAACCCGACGCGATCGCCAACGCGGCGCTGCGCCACATCGCGCCCGTGGTGCACGCCGGCGAGATCCCGGTGCTCGGCGGCTTCATCGGCTCCAGCCGCAACGTCGGCGTGACGACCACGCTGGGACGTGGCGGCGGCGACTACAGCGCGTCGCTGTTCGGGGCCGCCCTCCACTCCGAGGCGATCGAGATCTGGACCGACGTCGACGGCATGCTCACCGCCGACCCACGCGTCGTGCGCCGCGCGCGGCTCATCGAGCGCGTGGGATTCGATGAAGCGTCGGAGCTGGCCTCGTTCGGCGCCAAGGTGCTGCACCCCAGCACGATCGCGCCCGCCGTGCGGCTCGGGATCCCCGTGTACGTGCTCAACTCGCGCAACCCGGCGTCCGCGGGCACGATGATCACGTTCGACGCGCCGCGCCGGCCCGTGACCGCGATCGCCGGCAAGAGCGGCGTGAGCCTGGTCAAGGTGCGTTCGCCCCGCATGCTGCTCACCGAGGGGTTCCTGCGCACCCTGTTCGACATCTTCGAACGGCACAAGACCTCGGTCGACGTCGTCGCCACCTCCGAGGTCTCGGTGTCGCTCACCGTGGACGACGCGTCGCACCTCGACGCGCTGATCGTCGACCTGCGATCGTTGGGCGACGTGGCCATCGAGCGCAACCGCGGCATCGTCGCCGTGGTCGGCGCCGGCCTGAGCGACGGCGGCGTCTCGATGTCGCGCGCCCTGCTGGCGCTGGGCGACGTGCGCGTCCACATGCTGTCGTTGAGCGCCACCGGCATCAACCTCACGATCGTCGTCGACGACGAGCAGGTGAATCCGGTGATCCAACGCCTGCACGCCGAGTTCTTCGAAGGAGGACACGCGTCATGACGCGCCTGGCGATCATCGGCATGGGCAAGATGGGACGCGCGGTGGAGCAGCTCGCGCCCGAGCACGGATTCGACGTCGTGGCCCGCATCGACCGCGTGGGCGGCGACGCGCACGAGGTGACCTCCGAGACGCTCAACGGCGCCGAAGTGGCGGTGGAATTCACCAGCCCCGAGGCGGCGCCCGGCAACATCCGCGTGGCCGCGGCGGCGCGCTGTCCGATCGTCGTCGGCACCACCGGGTGGGACGCGCAGCGCGCCGACGTCGAGCGGTTCGTGACCGAGGTGGGCGGCGCCCTCCTCGCGGCGCCCAACTTCTCGCTCGGCGTGGCCGCGTTCACGCTCACCGTCGAGGCGGCGGCCGCCGCCATGCGCCAGGCGCCGGGGTTCGACGCCCATCTCATCGAGACCCACCACGCGCAGAAGAAGGATGCGCCGTCCGGCACCGCGCTCGCCCTGGCGCGCGTGGCGGCCGCGCAACTCGGACGCGACGTGCCGATCACCAGCGTGCGCACCGGCTCCGTGCCCGGCATCCACGAACTCGTATTCGACGCGCCATTCGAGCAGATCCGGCTGGTCCACACGGCGCGCGATCGTCGCGTGTTCGCGGACGGCGCGCTCCGCGCCGCCCAATGGCTGGTGGGCCGGCGCGGCATCTTCACGCTCCGCGACGTGCTCACTTCCCCGGGGGATTCGCGCTCATGACCGCAGGCAAACTCACCGGGTGCGGCACCGCGCTCGTCACCCCGTTCACGGCATCCGGCGCGGTGGACGAGGATGCCCTCCGCCAGTTGGTGGAGTGGCAGATCGCCGAGGGCATCCACTTCCTCGTCCCCTGCGGATCCACGGGCGAGGCGGCCACGATGACCGTGGCCGAGCACCGGCGCGTGGTCGAGATCGTGGTGCAGGAGGCCAACGGGCGCGTCCCGGTCGTTGCCGGCGCCGCGTCCAACGATACCGTCAAGGCCATCGCGCTATCCCGGGAGATGGAGGCGGTGGGGGCCACGCACCTGCTGCACGCCTCGCCGATGTACAACAAGCCGCCGCAGCGCGGCATCATCGCCCACTTCGAGGCGATCGCGCGCGCGACCAACTTGCCGATCGTCGTCTACAACGTGCCGGGGCGCACGGGCAGCAACATCGAGGCCAGGACCACCCTCGCCCTGTCCCGGGTGCCGCACATCGCCGCCGTGAAGGAGGCGTCGGGCAACCTCGCCCAGGTCACCGACATCCTCGCCGGCCGCGCCCGGTCGTTCAGCGTGCTCTCGGGCGACGACGAGTTGACGCTGGCGATGATGGTCGCCGGCGCCGACGGCATCATCTCCGTGATCTCCAACGCCACGCCCCGCCTCATGGCGCAGCTCTGCGAACGCGCGCTGGCCGGCGATTTCGCCGCGGCGCGCGAGCTGCACTTCACGCTGCTGCCGTGGATGCGCGCCGCGTTCGTCGAGTCCAATCCCCTCGCGGCCAAGGCCGGCCTCGCGATGATGGGTCGCATTCAGAACGTGCTGCGGCTGCCGCTCGTGCCGCTCGATCCCAAGCACGACGCGACCGTGCGCGCCGCGCTCCAGCATGCCGGGGCGCTCGCGTGACGGCCACGCTCGCCGAACGCATCGACGCCCTGGCCGCCACGCCGCGCGATCTGCCGCTCGCGGCCGGCGCCGACGCCGTGGTGCGCGAGCTGCTCGACGCGCTCGAGATCGGCGCCGTGCGCGCCGCCGCGCGCGACGCCGGCGGCCGCTGGCAGGCCGTGCCGTGGGTCAAGCGCGGCATCCTGCTCGGCTTCCGGGCCGGGAAGATGGCCGACATGTCCATCCCGTCGGGTCCGGGTGCGCGATTCAGCTTCGTGGACAAGGACACCTTTCCGGCCCGCGCCTTCGACGTCGCCGACGGCGTACGCCTGGTGCCGGGCGGGTCCACCGTGCGCCGCGGCAGCTACCTCGCGCCCGGCGTCGTGTGCATGCCCCCGATGTTCGTCAACGTCGGCGCCTGGGTGGGCAGCGGCACGATGATCGACTCCCACGCGCTGGTCGGCTCGTGCGCGCAGATCGGCGAGCGCGTGCACCTGAGCGCGGCGGCCCAGATCGGCGGTGTCCTCGAGCCCGTGAACGCCAGCCCCGTGGTGATCGAGGACGACGTGCTCGTGGGAGGCAACTGCGGCGTGTACGAAGGCACGGTCGTGCGCGCGCGCGCCGTGCTCGCCGCCGGCGTCGTTCTCACGCGCGGGACGCCGGTGTTCGATCTCGTGCACGAGCGCGTGTACCGCGCCGCGCCCGATGCGCCGCTCGAGATCCCCGCCGGCGCCGTCGTCGTGCCGGGCGCCCGCGCGGTGAGCGGCGGATGGGGTGCCGGCCAGGGGTTGTCGCTCCAGGCGCCGGTGATCGTGAAGTACCGCGACGACAGGACCGACCTCGCCACGGCGCTCGAAGCGTGGCTGCGATGACCGGCCGGGCGTGCCCATGAAGGTCGGCGGCCGCGTGCGCGTACCGGGCGACAAGTCCATCTCCCATCGCGCGCTCATCCTCGCGGCGTTGGGATCCGGGCAGTCGCTGGTACGCGGCATCCTCGATTCCCACGACGTCCGGTCCACCGCCTCGGTGCTCCGCGCCATGGGCGTGGACGTGCCGGCGCTCGCCCCGACGATGGCCGTGAACGGCGTGGGCCTGGCCGGGCTGCGCGCCGCAGCGCGCGATCTCGACTGCGGCAACAGCGGCACCACCACCCGCCTCCTCGCGGGCGTGGCCGCGGCGCGGCCGTTCACCTCGCGCTTCGTCGGCGACGAGAGCCTGAGCCGCCGGCCCATGCGCCGCATCATCCGCCCGCTCGAAGCCATGGGCGCGCGCGTCCACTGCGAACGCGGCGACGGACTGCCCATGGTGGTGTACGGCGCGGCCCTGCGGCCCGTGGACTGGCGCAGCGAGGTGGCCAGCGCCCAGGTGAAGAGCGCCATTCTGCTGGCCGGACTCGTGAGCGGCGTCCGCGTGTCGGTCACCGAGCCGTTCCCGTCGCGCGACCACACCGAGCGCATGCTCTCGGCGCGCGGCGTGAACGTCCGCACCCGCGACGGTACGGTGACGCTCGAGCCCGTATCGGCGCTGCCGGCGGCGGAGGTGGACGTGCCGGCCGACCCATCGTCCGCCGCCTTCTTCGCAGGCCTCGCCGCCGTCGCCGACGCCGGCGACCTCGTGCTCGACGACGTCTGCGTGAATCCCACGCGCACCGGGTTCCTGCAGGTGCTGCGCCGGATGGGGGCGCGCGTCGAGATCCTCGAGGAGGTCTCCCGCGGCGGCGAATCGGTGGCCACGCTGCGCGTCTCCGGGGGCGTCCTGCACGGCACCGACGTCGGTGGCGACGAGGTGCCGAGCATGATCGATGAGCTGCCGCTCGTCGCCTGCCTGGGCGCGCGTGCCGACGGCGTGACGCGCATCACCGGCGCCAGCGAACTGCGCGTGAAGGAGAGCGACCGCATCCGCACCGTGGTCGAGAACCTGCGTGCCCTGGGCGTGCAGGCGGAGGAGCTGCCCGACGGGCTCGTCGTGCACGGCACGCGGGCGCCGCTGCGCGGGTCGGTGACCACGCACGGCGACCATCGCATCGCGATGGCGTTCGGCGTGCTCGGCGTCACCGAGGGGGCGGCGGTGCAGATCGACGACCCGTCGTGCGTCGACGTGTCGTTTCCCGGGTTCTGGGACCTGCTGCGCCAGGTCGCGTCGGCGTGAGCGCGGCCCGCGTGGTGATCGCGATCGACGGGCCCGCGGCGTCCGGCAAATCGTCCACGGCGCAGTGGGTGGCCGAACGCCTGGGCGTGCGCCACGTGGACTCGGGCGCGCTCTATCGGGCGCTCACCGCGGCGGCGCTGCGCGCGGCCGGCGACCCCGACGCGTGGACCGAGGCCGATGTGCTCCGCCATGCGGGGCGCGTGGCGTTGGCGCCCACGGACCGGTCGTTCGACGCGGTGATCGACGGCGCGCCGGTGGGCGAGGAGATCCGGACCCCGGAGGTCACCCGGCACGTCTCGCTCGTGGCCGGCATGCCGGGCGTGCGGGCCTGGGTGAACGACCGCGTGCGCGCCGCCGCCCGCGACCACGACGTGGTGGTGGATGGCCGGGACATCGGGACGGCCGTGTTCCCCGACGCGCCGCTCAAGGTGTTCCTGGTGGCCGATCCCTGGGAGCGAGCCCGCCGGCGGCTGCTCCAGCGGCTGCAGCGGATGCCGGCCGAGGCCGAGATCGCCGAGGAGACCGACCGCCTGGTGCAGCGCGACGCGCGGGATGCGACGCAATCGGTACCGGCGCGCGACGCGGTGGTGGTGGACACCACGTACCTCACACAGGAAGAGCAGGTGGAGCGAATCGTGGCGCTGGCCCGCGCCGTAACCCACCGCGACGACGTCACTTCCGGCGGTTGACGTCACGTACTATCCAAACTAGCTTTATAGGTTCTACCCGCCTGGGTGTCTTCCGGGGTCTCCGGAAGCCGCGCCGTCGGGCCGTTCACCACCCTGCACCTCGCCGCGGCGAGTGATCAATCCGCGGAGCGTTGAGGAGACTTCTTGACCCTTATGACTGAGCTCGAAACCACTACAACCGGCACGGCGACAACCTTGCGCGAGAAGCGTGATGCGCAGAAGGCGCAGTTGCGTCCGCTTGCCAACCGGCGCCCTGAGCTGTACGAGGAAGACGAGTATACGTCCGCCGACTACGAGCGGATGATGGATATGTACAACGGCACCCTGGCCTCGATCGAGGAAGGGGAGATCGTGAAGAGCAAGGTGCTCGAGATCCGCGACAACCTCGTGGTCCTCGACATCGGCTTCAAGTCCGAAGGCAGCGTGCCCCTCGAGGAGTTCAAGGACTATCCCGACCTCAAGCCCGGCGACGAGGTCGAGGTCCTCCTCGAGCACCTCGAGGACCAGGAAGGCTCGGTCGTCCTCTCCAAGAAGAAGGCCGACTTCATGCGGGTGTGGGAACGCATCCGCGTCGCCTACGAGACCGATCAGCCGGTGGAAGGCACGCTCATCAAGAAGATCAAGGGCGGCGTGGTCGTCGACCTCATGGGCGTGGACGCGTTCCTGCCGGGATCGCAGATCGCGCTCCGTCGCGTGCCCAACATCGACGAGCTGCTCGGCCAGAAGTTCGAGTTCAAGATCATCAAGCTCAACAAGCGCCGCCGCAACATCGTGGTCTCGCGCCGCGTGATCCTGGAAACCGAGCGCGCCGGCAAGCGCGAGAAGCTCATGAAGGAGCTGCAGAAGGACCAGGTGCGGAAGGGCGTGGTCAAGAACATCACCGACTTCGGGGCCTTCATCGACCTCGGCGGCGTGGACGGCCTGCTCCACATCACCGACATGTCGTGGGGCCGCATCTCGCATCCGTCGGAGATGGTGCAGATCGGGCAGGAGCTCGAGGTCAAGGTGCTCGACATCGACTGGACGCGCGAGCGCATCTCGCTCGGCCTCAAGCAGCTCCAGAGCTACCCGTGGAAGGATGTCGCCGAGAAGTATCCGGTGGGCACCCGCGTCACGGGCAAGGTGGTCAGCATCACCAACTACGGCGCCTTCATCGAACTCGAGCCGGGCATCGAAGGCCTGGTGCACATCAGCGAGATGAGCTGGACGCGCAACGTCCGCCATCCGTCCAAGCTCGTGTCCATCGGCGAGACGATCGAGGCGGTGGTCCTCAAGGTCGATCCGAACGAGGAGAAGATCTCGCTCGGCATGAAGCAGACCGAGCAGGATCCGTGGATGGTGCTGCCGCTGCGCTACCCCGTGGGCACGCGCATCAACGGCAAGGTCCGCAACCTCACCAGCTTCGGCGCGTTCGTCGAGATCGAGCCGGGCATCGACGGCCTGATCCACATCTCCGACATGAGTTGGACCAAGCGCGTCCAGCATCCGTCGGAAGTGGTCAAGAAGGGCGACGCGGTCGACGTCGTGATTCTCAACATCGACAGCGAGAACAAGCGGATCTCGCTCGGCCTCAAGCAGGCCGAAGAGGATCCGTGGCTCCGCATCGGCGAGACCTACCCCGTGGGCACGCAGCTGCGGGGCACGGTCGTGCGGCTGATGGACAAGGGCGTGGTCGTCGACATCGGCAACGATATCGAAGGCTTCGTCCCGATCTCCCAGCTGTCGCCCACCGAGGCGCAGGTGAACAGTCCCGCCGACATCGTCTACGAGACGATGAATCTCGACATGCGCGTGCTCGAGGTGGATCCGATCCACCGCCGCATCGTGCTCGGCGTGACCGACATCCCGGCGGAGCAGCCGCCGCGTCCGGAAACCCCGTCCAAGGTGCACACCGAGGGCGAGGAAGAGGTGGTGGTGCCGGCCGAGATCGTCGATATCGAGGACGAGGAGGCGGCGCCGGTGGCCGAGCAGGAGCCGGCAGCCGAAGGCTGACCCTCCGTCGCTGCATCGCATGGCAACCCCGGTCGGGACGTTCCCGACCGGGGTTGTCGTTTTTGGGCCGGCCGGCACGGGTGCGCCGCCGCTACCCTCCCGCGGCCGCATGGTTGTCCAGTCTGGAAGCTGGTGGGCCGGGAGGCTAGCTTCTGCCCTCTATGACGATGCGCGACAAACTCGACCTCCTGGCCAAACGCCGGGCCGAATCGGAGCAGGGCGGCGGCGCCAAGCGCCTCGCGGCCCAGCACGAGAAGGGCAAGCTCTCCGCCCGCGAGCGGCTCGACCTCCTCCTCGACGACGGCTCGTTCGTGGAGTTCGATCGGTTCGTCACCCACCGGTCCACCGACTTCGGGCTCGACCAGCAGGTGGTGTACGGCGACGGCGTGGTCACCGGCTACGGGCGCATCGACGGCCGTCTCGTGTACGTCTTCTCGCAGGACTTCACCGTGTTCGGCGGGTCGCTGTCCGAGACCCACGCCGAGAAGATCTGCAAGATCATGGACCTCGCCGTGCGCAACGGCGCGCCGGTGATCGGGCTCAACGATTCGGGGGGCGCCCGCATCCAGGAGGGCGTCGTCTCGCTCGGCGGCTACGCCGACATCTTCCTGCGCAACACGCTCGCCTCGGGCGTCGTGCCGCAGATCTCGGCGATCCTCGGCCCCTGCGCCGGCGGCGCCGTGTACTCGCCGGCGATCACCGACTTCACGTACATGGTGCGCGGCACGTCGTACATGTTCGTCACCGGCCCCAACGTGGTGAAGACGGTGACGCACGAAGACGTGACCATGGAGCAGCTGGGCGGCGCCGATACGCACGCCGGCACG
Above is a genomic segment from Gemmatimonadaceae bacterium containing:
- a CDS encoding DUF481 domain-containing protein, whose protein sequence is MPWLLRHPISRALAAAALLATCVPMSLSASPVPKQPPHPPKLWRGSALANASIFFGNTSQQVLGADGKLARVDSALAVAAELQTLYGEASLGTGPRTVTKRTWMGTLTANAQPLAPVSTFVTTTFESSLEKRIAARYSFGAGAKWNVVRRHDTDASLSLSLSAERTKAQDSTVHLPDERLARWSWLAKLHHAFDDRVDISHSTSWQPSASGAAQFLVSSNTQLRYKMNGTVGLSMSLTDNYDSGALTRGARSYNDGQMLFGVTAGW
- a CDS encoding M20/M25/M40 family metallo-hydrolase → MTDVVALAAELLALQSTSGAESSAVDFVSRWLVAGGWDVELQEVAPGRANVWARRAGHGVTLSTHLDTVPPYVSPRLEGNRLYGRGACDAKGIAAAMMVAAEQLAADGELRVDLLFVVGEEKNSDGARAANHLPATSRFLINGEPTESKLASGAKGSQRVVIRTRGRAAHSAYAHLGESAIVPMLALLPTIHEIPLPSDPVLGDTTLNIGTIHGGTEANIVPALCESEVMFRLVNDVAPLRKAVERWAKGRAELDWGSHIPPQRFHTLPGFDTAPVAYTSDIPLLDRWGTPLLFGPGSITVAHTPDEYVDVAELRGAVDTYARMVRALLET
- the asd gene encoding aspartate-semialdehyde dehydrogenase; the encoded protein is MPPAAPSSKRSVAILGATGAVGQAFIRLLADHPWFEIGAVAASERSVGKSYADAATWVGDDAIPPHIATLPVLACDPAAVKADLVFSALDAAAAGDVEPAFARAGRFVLSNAKNYRMEPDVPLVIPEVNPGHLDVLAAQRKNRGWTGAIVTNGNCSAIPAAMVLAPLHEAFGVRRVILMTMQAVSGAGYPGVPSLDILGNVIPFIRDEEPKVEVEVNKMLGTVRGGVIAPASFGLSAHTNRVPVEHGHTVCLSVEFDRKPTADEVTAVLREWRGADAARGLPTAPERPLIMRDEPDRPQPRRDRMAGNGMALVVGRVRPDPVFHIKLVAMAHNIVRGAAGASVLNAELMVARGLLDRP
- the lysC gene encoding lysine-sensitive aspartokinase 3, encoding MIVLKFGGTSVADAAAIRRAAAIVESRRGRAPIVVVSALAGATNLLLEIAEQSSRGQLILALRSVEALRQRHLDVAEALLGAGREAADVMAEMSAMFDELASLAGALSVLGDLTPRSQDAIASIGEQLSSLLCTAAFRHAGLAATHVDARQVMITDDHFTKAEPEPDAIANAALRHIAPVVHAGEIPVLGGFIGSSRNVGVTTTLGRGGGDYSASLFGAALHSEAIEIWTDVDGMLTADPRVVRRARLIERVGFDEASELASFGAKVLHPSTIAPAVRLGIPVYVLNSRNPASAGTMITFDAPRRPVTAIAGKSGVSLVKVRSPRMLLTEGFLRTLFDIFERHKTSVDVVATSEVSVSLTVDDASHLDALIVDLRSLGDVAIERNRGIVAVVGAGLSDGGVSMSRALLALGDVRVHMLSLSATGINLTIVVDDEQVNPVIQRLHAEFFEGGHAS
- a CDS encoding dihydrodipicolinate reductase C-terminal domain-containing protein, with product MTRLAIIGMGKMGRAVEQLAPEHGFDVVARIDRVGGDAHEVTSETLNGAEVAVEFTSPEAAPGNIRVAAAARCPIVVGTTGWDAQRADVERFVTEVGGALLAAPNFSLGVAAFTLTVEAAAAAMRQAPGFDAHLIETHHAQKKDAPSGTALALARVAAAQLGRDVPITSVRTGSVPGIHELVFDAPFEQIRLVHTARDRRVFADGALRAAQWLVGRRGIFTLRDVLTSPGDSRS